A region from the Salicibibacter cibarius genome encodes:
- the glmM gene encoding phosphoglucosamine mutase: MGKYFGTDGVRGVANTELTPELAFKLGRAGGYVLANDHGSPKVVIGRDTRISGEMLEGALIAGLLSIGAEVMRLGVITTPGVSYLTKAIGADTGVMISASHNPMEDNGIKFFGGDGFKLSGTQEAEIEALIDQETDIPRPTGAELGSVSDYYEGVQKYIQFLKQTVDEDFMDLHVALDCAHGAASSVAPRLFADLDAEISTMGNNPDGTNINVDVGSTKPEQLVNLVKEKKADIGLAFDGDADRLIAVDEKGNIVDGDKILYICGRFMKEEGLLAHHTVVTTIMSNLGLYKAFKDMDIVAKKTAVGDKYVMEEMRRGGYSLGGEQSGHIIFLDYVKTGDGLLTALQLVNIMKVKGKALSELAANVEKYPQRLENVRVVDKHAVEENETVQAAISDVEKRMAGNGRVLVRPSGTESLVRVMVEAETETLCQDYVEEITSVIWEQLGNHNV; this comes from the coding sequence ATGGGTAAGTACTTTGGCACTGATGGGGTAAGAGGTGTAGCGAATACCGAACTTACGCCCGAGCTTGCATTTAAGCTCGGGCGCGCGGGTGGCTATGTATTGGCGAACGACCATGGATCCCCAAAAGTTGTGATCGGCCGTGATACACGGATTTCCGGAGAAATGTTGGAAGGCGCCCTCATTGCGGGTCTTCTCTCCATCGGAGCAGAAGTCATGCGTTTAGGCGTCATTACCACCCCCGGTGTTTCTTATCTTACAAAAGCAATCGGTGCTGACACTGGTGTCATGATTTCAGCTTCGCATAACCCCATGGAGGATAATGGAATCAAGTTTTTCGGAGGTGACGGATTTAAACTGTCCGGTACCCAAGAAGCAGAGATCGAGGCGTTGATTGACCAGGAAACGGATATCCCGCGTCCGACAGGTGCTGAACTGGGAAGTGTCAGTGACTACTATGAAGGGGTACAGAAATATATTCAGTTTTTAAAGCAAACGGTTGACGAAGATTTTATGGATTTGCACGTTGCCCTTGATTGTGCACATGGGGCAGCCTCTTCGGTAGCGCCGAGATTGTTTGCGGATCTGGATGCCGAAATCTCTACGATGGGAAACAACCCGGACGGCACGAACATTAATGTGGACGTTGGCTCCACGAAGCCGGAGCAACTCGTCAACCTCGTAAAAGAGAAAAAAGCAGATATTGGCTTGGCTTTCGATGGCGATGCGGACCGGCTCATTGCTGTTGATGAAAAAGGAAATATCGTTGATGGAGATAAAATTCTTTACATTTGCGGTCGCTTTATGAAAGAAGAAGGACTGTTGGCCCATCATACGGTTGTAACTACAATCATGAGCAACCTGGGGTTATACAAAGCCTTTAAAGACATGGACATTGTTGCAAAAAAGACCGCGGTGGGCGACAAATACGTAATGGAGGAAATGCGCCGGGGCGGTTACAGTCTAGGCGGAGAGCAATCGGGCCATATTATATTTCTCGATTATGTCAAAACAGGCGACGGTCTGTTAACAGCTTTGCAACTCGTGAATATTATGAAAGTGAAAGGTAAAGCCTTATCGGAACTCGCTGCAAATGTTGAAAAATATCCGCAACGTTTGGAAAATGTTCGAGTGGTGGATAAACATGCAGTCGAGGAAAATGAAACCGTGCAAGCGGCCATTTCCGATGTGGAAAAACGGATGGCGGGCAATGGACGGGTGCTCGTACGCCCCTCCGGCACCGAATCCCTTGTGCGTGTCATGGTTGAGGCAGAGACAGAAACGCTTTGCCAAGATTATGTGGAAGAGATCACGTCTGTCATTTGGGAGCAGCTGGGCAATCACAATGTGTAA
- the glmS gene encoding glutamine--fructose-6-phosphate transaminase (isomerizing) has product MCGIVGYIGAESVTDILLKGLQKLEYRGYDSAGLAIVDEQQEDVQLVKEKGRIATLREEVEKANPEGTCGIGHTRWATHGAPSARNAHPHQSASRRFTLVHNGVIENYESLRDEYLFDVDLRSDTDTEVIIQIIERFVSDGLAVNDAFRKTLSLLKGSYALALIDGEADDRIYVGKNKSPLLVGTADDANVVASDSMAMLHITKTFVELMDEEIVTVTRQGIRIQDLDGNDVKREAFIAELDESDTEKGTYAHYMLKEIDEQPLVIRNILQKYQDEANEIKLPDDIRDAFYASDRVYIIAAGTSYHAGLVGKEMMEKVIGKPVEVHIASEFLYNQPLLSQNPLFIFISQSGETADCRGVLVNVKAAGHPSLTITNVPGSTLSREADYTLHTYAGPEIAVASTKAYTAQMAILAILAMDGAHAAGGDTGFDALHELSIAANVMETLCDSKDDMEQIARDYLFDTHNAFFIGRSFDYHVVREGALKLKEISYIQAEGFAGGELKHGTIALIEEGTPVIALSTQENVDLNIRGNLQEVVARGANACVISMEGCHRADDQVVIPRVHPYLTALVAVVPLQLISYYAALHRGCDVDKPRNLAKSVTVE; this is encoded by the coding sequence ATGTGTGGAATTGTAGGATATATCGGGGCAGAAAGCGTAACGGATATTTTATTGAAAGGCCTGCAAAAACTTGAATATCGCGGATATGATTCGGCAGGCCTTGCCATTGTGGATGAGCAACAAGAAGATGTGCAGCTCGTGAAGGAAAAAGGGCGGATCGCGACATTACGGGAAGAAGTGGAGAAAGCCAATCCCGAAGGAACATGTGGCATCGGGCATACACGTTGGGCGACGCACGGCGCACCGAGTGCCCGGAACGCCCATCCCCATCAGAGTGCAAGTAGACGTTTTACGCTCGTTCACAATGGGGTAATTGAAAACTATGAAAGCCTCAGAGATGAATATCTCTTCGATGTTGATCTGAGAAGTGACACGGATACGGAAGTCATTATACAGATCATTGAGCGTTTTGTATCTGATGGTTTAGCGGTAAATGATGCTTTTCGGAAAACATTGTCGCTTTTAAAAGGTTCCTATGCTCTTGCCCTTATTGACGGGGAAGCTGATGACCGCATTTATGTAGGGAAAAATAAAAGCCCGCTCCTTGTCGGAACGGCTGACGATGCCAATGTTGTCGCATCTGACTCCATGGCGATGCTTCATATTACGAAAACATTTGTCGAACTCATGGATGAGGAAATCGTCACCGTCACTCGCCAAGGGATTCGGATTCAAGACTTGGACGGCAATGATGTGAAACGGGAAGCGTTTATTGCCGAGCTTGATGAAAGCGATACGGAAAAGGGAACGTATGCCCACTATATGCTCAAGGAAATTGATGAACAGCCGCTCGTCATCCGCAATATTTTACAAAAATATCAAGATGAGGCCAATGAGATCAAACTGCCAGATGACATTCGGGATGCGTTTTATGCGTCCGACCGTGTGTATATTATCGCGGCAGGAACGAGTTACCACGCCGGGCTCGTAGGGAAGGAAATGATGGAAAAAGTCATTGGAAAACCGGTGGAAGTGCATATTGCGAGTGAATTTCTGTATAACCAACCTTTACTGTCCCAAAACCCGCTCTTTATTTTCATATCGCAAAGCGGCGAAACAGCGGATTGCCGTGGCGTCCTCGTGAACGTAAAAGCAGCGGGGCACCCATCGCTCACGATTACAAACGTGCCGGGATCCACGCTCTCACGTGAAGCCGACTACACGTTACACACGTATGCAGGCCCGGAGATCGCGGTTGCTTCTACGAAAGCATACACGGCACAGATGGCGATTTTGGCAATTCTCGCCATGGACGGCGCGCATGCCGCCGGAGGCGATACCGGCTTCGACGCGCTTCATGAACTCAGCATTGCCGCCAATGTGATGGAAACGCTTTGCGATTCGAAAGATGATATGGAGCAAATCGCCCGCGACTATTTGTTTGACACGCACAACGCCTTTTTCATCGGCCGTTCTTTCGATTATCATGTCGTTAGGGAAGGCGCGTTGAAATTGAAGGAGATTTCCTATATTCAAGCGGAAGGCTTCGCCGGCGGAGAATTAAAGCATGGAACGATTGCCTTGATCGAAGAAGGAACTCCGGTCATCGCGCTCTCAACCCAAGAAAATGTCGATTTGAACATCCGCGGCAACTTGCAAGAAGTCGTCGCCCGCGGCGCCAACGCCTGCGTGATCAGCATGGAAGGCTGCCACCGGGCAGATGATCAAGTCGTGATCCCACGCGTTCACCCGTATTTGACGGCACTCGTCGCTGTCGTGCCGCTACAGCTGATCTCCTACTACGCAGCCTTGCACCGCGGATGTGACGTTGATAAGCCGAGGAATTTGGCGAAGAGTGTAACGGTGGAATAG
- a CDS encoding GNAT family N-acetyltransferase translates to MNIKPLYDVARKDYIDFLLMADESKQVVSEYIYEGDMYSIEDNGDVVGVALFTFPSSGTVELKNVALSPNCRGKGIGREALNQFFSLYQEKQYEWMIVGTANSSIGNFAFYQKAGFRFSTIKRGFFNKYDEMIYENGIQAVDMIMFEMKLA, encoded by the coding sequence ATGAATATTAAACCTTTATATGATGTTGCAAGAAAAGACTACATAGATTTCTTATTAATGGCGGATGAAAGTAAACAAGTCGTGAGTGAATATATTTATGAGGGAGATATGTATTCAATTGAGGACAACGGAGATGTAGTAGGAGTTGCTTTATTTACATTCCCTTCTTCAGGGACTGTTGAATTAAAAAATGTTGCTTTGTCTCCGAATTGTAGAGGGAAGGGTATTGGTAGAGAAGCACTAAATCAGTTTTTTTCATTATATCAAGAAAAACAATATGAGTGGATGATCGTTGGCACAGCAAATTCAAGTATCGGAAACTTTGCTTTTTATCAAAAAGCTGGCTTTCGTTTTTCAACAATTAAAAGAGGCTTCTTTAATAAATATGATGAAATGATATATGAAAATGGAATCCAAGCCGTAGACATGATTATGTTTGAAATGAAACTTGCTTAA
- a CDS encoding PadR family transcriptional regulator, producing MSIKYGILALLHEHQRHGYDLKVEMENLLSIKGKINAGQIYTTLDRLVRDELVSAADSDESERKYFQLEPKGQAALEKWFLTPVSYQAKDDFSFKWSCARKIKYEKEEKMLDNQKKTIMKEIMELTKLKTDLLADGEHLRYTLISGTIMHLEADLSWIRMIEVNRSPNI from the coding sequence ATGTCTATAAAATATGGCATTTTAGCATTATTGCATGAGCATCAACGCCACGGCTACGATTTAAAAGTGGAAATGGAAAATTTATTAAGTATTAAGGGTAAGATTAACGCCGGTCAAATTTATACAACACTGGACCGTTTAGTACGCGATGAACTCGTTTCCGCAGCAGACAGCGATGAAAGCGAACGAAAATATTTTCAACTAGAACCAAAAGGTCAAGCTGCTTTAGAAAAGTGGTTTCTTACCCCAGTGTCATATCAAGCCAAGGATGATTTCTCCTTCAAGTGGAGTTGTGCCCGTAAAATCAAGTATGAAAAAGAAGAAAAGATGCTTGATAATCAAAAGAAAACGATTATGAAAGAAATCATGGAACTTACCAAACTCAAAACCGATTTACTGGCAGATGGTGAGCATCTTCGCTATACATTAATTTCTGGAACAATTATGCACTTGGAGGCTGATTTAAGCTGGATTCGAATGATAGAAGTTAACAGGAGCCCAAATATATAA
- a CDS encoding FtsX-like permease family protein has product MLVLTMRAVGFTSKQVRTMIITEGLIIGFTGAIGGILLGTLFLGVTSYSEALGDFISFHIPVRNSIITVTTGLLLSMIASWFASNQAVKQRITNSLNKG; this is encoded by the coding sequence TTGCTCGTCTTGACCATGAGAGCCGTTGGTTTTACCTCCAAACAAGTTCGCACGATGATTATTACCGAAGGATTAATCATTGGTTTCACCGGTGCGATTGGTGGCATCTTACTCGGCACCCTTTTTCTAGGTGTCACAAGTTATTCCGAAGCGCTTGGAGATTTCATCTCTTTTCATATACCAGTAAGAAACAGTATAATAACAGTAACAACCGGATTGTTACTCAGCATGATTGCATCATGGTTTGCAAGTAATCAGGCAGTTAAGCAGAGAATCACCAACTCCTTAAATAAAGGTTAA
- a CDS encoding cation:proton antiporter, whose amino-acid sequence MIGISLVLLSGMIAQWLSWRWGIPAIVGMTIIGLMIGPGMNWIQPDQLFGNLLDPIISLAVAVILFEGSLSLDRKEIFHFKEPVRRMYTLVPLISWVLTAVIANMVVGLSWVTAFVIGGLFIVTGPTVITPLLKQAKLKARPDKILRWEGIIVDPMGALAALLALQIGLAASGVTDSAELGFFFLGALAALVLGIGTGVGISHAFQRNIIPGDMQAPMLFALVIFIFAISDFIMDESGLLAVTAMGVTLTNMGLNADILHNIRHFKENISTLFISAVFVLLTASLTRAELIELWDIRIIGFVLLMMLIVRPLSVWIGLAKTEVTLSEKTLIGWIAPRGIVAMTVSGYFQTILVEAGFTDAERLLPMTLALVFITVAIHGYTLTPLAKRLKLTQ is encoded by the coding sequence ATGATAGGAATTTCACTAGTATTGTTGAGTGGCATGATTGCGCAATGGCTTTCATGGAGGTGGGGGATCCCTGCCATTGTTGGCATGACCATTATTGGATTAATGATTGGACCGGGGATGAACTGGATCCAGCCGGATCAATTATTTGGAAATTTGCTTGATCCAATTATTTCTCTGGCCGTTGCCGTTATTCTGTTTGAAGGAAGTCTCAGTCTGGATAGGAAGGAAATTTTTCACTTCAAAGAACCGGTTAGGCGGATGTATACGTTAGTCCCGTTAATATCCTGGGTGTTAACGGCGGTCATTGCCAACATGGTGGTCGGATTGTCCTGGGTGACTGCTTTTGTCATCGGGGGATTGTTTATCGTTACAGGTCCTACCGTTATTACCCCGTTATTAAAGCAGGCAAAATTAAAAGCAAGACCTGACAAGATACTCCGCTGGGAAGGTATTATTGTTGATCCCATGGGCGCTCTGGCAGCTTTGTTGGCCCTTCAAATTGGTCTGGCGGCGAGCGGCGTCACAGATTCTGCCGAACTTGGCTTCTTTTTTTTGGGAGCACTCGCGGCTCTTGTCTTAGGAATTGGAACTGGAGTTGGGATTAGCCATGCATTTCAACGAAACATAATTCCCGGTGATATGCAGGCGCCTATGCTGTTCGCGTTGGTTATTTTTATTTTTGCCATATCGGACTTCATTATGGATGAAAGCGGACTGTTAGCGGTGACGGCAATGGGTGTCACCTTAACGAATATGGGGCTGAATGCTGACATTTTACATAATATACGTCATTTTAAAGAGAATATATCAACGTTGTTTATCAGTGCTGTATTTGTTCTGCTGACAGCTTCCCTTACGCGTGCGGAATTAATTGAACTATGGGACATCCGGATTATCGGGTTCGTCCTTTTGATGATGTTGATTGTTCGACCATTGTCCGTTTGGATAGGGTTAGCGAAAACGGAGGTTACTCTAAGTGAAAAAACCTTGATTGGCTGGATTGCCCCACGCGGTATTGTCGCTATGACCGTTAGCGGCTATTTCCAAACAATATTGGTGGAAGCAGGATTTACGGATGCAGAGCGGTTGCTCCCGATGACGCTGGCACTTGTGTTTATTACGGTAGCGATCCATGGCTACACGCTGACGCCCTTAGCAAAAAGGTTAAAATTAACCCAGTGA
- a CDS encoding TetR/AcrR family transcriptional regulator, giving the protein MARPVGQGEKTKKHIAEKARVLFEQKGYAATSMEEIREFTEISKGSIYYHFKSKEELFLYTVETVSESWRQEWEAQAKQVTTATEKLYMLAQYYASDMQHPLSKIVPEYMGTENIEDMVKEKIIHLFQPEYDIFYHIIEEGIRNKEFVSNKTIDDLAYILYSTLTGMSVTQFLGYDEDKFYLLYDNAIDVFLNGIAP; this is encoded by the coding sequence ATGGCAAGACCTGTTGGTCAAGGCGAAAAAACGAAAAAGCACATTGCTGAAAAAGCCAGAGTTCTTTTTGAACAAAAGGGTTATGCTGCCACTTCCATGGAAGAAATCCGTGAATTCACGGAAATTAGCAAAGGCAGTATTTATTATCACTTTAAAAGCAAAGAAGAATTATTTTTGTACACGGTTGAAACAGTCTCTGAGTCTTGGAGGCAAGAATGGGAAGCTCAGGCCAAACAAGTGACAACGGCTACCGAGAAATTATACATGCTTGCCCAATATTATGCTTCAGATATGCAACATCCACTTTCTAAAATTGTTCCAGAATATATGGGCACGGAGAACATTGAAGACATGGTAAAAGAAAAGATTATCCATCTTTTTCAGCCTGAATATGACATATTTTATCATATTATCGAGGAAGGCATACGTAATAAAGAGTTTGTAAGTAATAAAACGATTGATGATTTAGCGTATATTCTTTATAGTACACTTACTGGGATGAGTGTTACACAATTCCTCGGTTACGATGAGGATAAGTTTTATCTTCTTTATGACAATGCGATTGACGTTTTTTTGAATGGAATAGCCCCTTAA
- a CDS encoding small multi-drug export protein, translated as MSPVLLYIIVLLVAAIPFLESTLIIPIGILAGLNAWSVTILSLIANIITFLLAVILAERLKIWLGKRRRTKQKRKEDKHEKASKLWNKYGLPGLAIIHPVTVGSSHATALIALSLGASKKSTTLWVGGSIIVWAIAFAVLSFLGADFIYAQIDADGFLNQWFNLN; from the coding sequence ATGTCGCCAGTTCTTTTGTATATCATTGTGTTGCTTGTTGCGGCTATCCCTTTTCTTGAGTCTACTTTGATTATTCCAATAGGAATATTAGCAGGCCTTAATGCATGGAGCGTAACAATTCTTAGTCTTATCGCGAATATCATTACTTTTTTGTTGGCAGTAATTCTGGCTGAACGACTCAAAATATGGTTGGGAAAACGGCGCAGAACCAAACAGAAAAGAAAAGAAGATAAGCATGAAAAAGCCTCTAAACTTTGGAATAAATATGGATTGCCCGGTTTGGCCATTATTCACCCAGTAACAGTTGGAAGCAGCCATGCTACAGCCTTAATAGCGCTTTCGTTAGGTGCTTCAAAAAAATCAACAACATTGTGGGTAGGCGGAAGCATCATCGTTTGGGCGATTGCTTTTGCAGTACTTTCATTCTTGGGTGCCGATTTTATATACGCCCAAATAGATGCAGATGGATTTCTTAACCAGTGGTTCAATTTAAATTAA
- a CDS encoding GNAT family N-acetyltransferase gives MKSYEIKVRPMRRFKRDVSREAAAVFVDGYEKDLAFLSKNREKLIEAFQKMICPDVFYFATLDDEIVGILACSNNQSRALTIDKTILRHSFGYVKGSIAYHFMKGEFNKKLSYQDDTGYIECVATAVKARGKGISTALMRYVLENEDYHHYILEVVDTNEVAYRLYKKLGFKAFKRKKERFSKMKGFKYRIYMELFVA, from the coding sequence ATGAAAAGCTATGAAATTAAAGTAAGGCCAATGAGAAGGTTTAAAAGAGATGTATCTCGTGAGGCAGCAGCTGTTTTCGTTGATGGTTATGAGAAAGACTTAGCCTTTCTCTCAAAAAATCGAGAAAAGTTAATTGAAGCGTTTCAGAAAATGATCTGCCCAGATGTTTTTTACTTTGCTACTTTAGATGATGAAATTGTTGGAATTCTGGCTTGTTCCAATAACCAGAGTCGAGCATTAACTATTGATAAAACAATTTTGAGACATTCATTTGGTTACGTGAAAGGGAGTATAGCTTATCATTTTATGAAAGGTGAGTTTAATAAAAAATTGTCTTACCAAGATGACACAGGTTATATTGAATGTGTTGCCACCGCAGTTAAAGCGAGAGGTAAAGGTATTTCAACTGCTCTGATGCGTTACGTATTAGAGAATGAGGATTATCATCATTATATTCTGGAAGTTGTGGATACAAATGAGGTTGCTTATCGGTTATATAAAAAATTGGGTTTTAAAGCGTTCAAGCGTAAAAAGGAACGTTTTTCAAAGATGAAAGGCTTCAAGTATAGAATTTATATGGAGCTGTTTGTAGCCTAA
- a CDS encoding GNAT family N-acetyltransferase, which translates to MKVDIHPLTPERWHGVERLFGKHGACEGCWCMYLRVRNKDFKKRSNAVNRADFKDIVKEGREPGLLAYAEDQPVGWCSIAPRKEFSERINHSHVFKPIDHKPVWSILCFYVHKDFRNKGIADNCWGMPLS; encoded by the coding sequence ATGAAAGTTGACATCCATCCACTAACACCGGAGCGATGGCATGGTGTGGAGCGATTGTTTGGTAAACATGGAGCCTGTGAAGGGTGTTGGTGCATGTACTTGCGAGTAAGAAATAAAGATTTTAAAAAAAGAAGCAACGCCGTAAATCGCGCTGATTTTAAGGACATTGTTAAAGAAGGACGGGAACCCGGATTATTGGCATATGCAGAGGATCAGCCAGTTGGTTGGTGTTCAATTGCACCACGTAAGGAATTCAGTGAAAGAATCAATCATTCTCATGTTTTTAAACCGATCGATCATAAACCGGTGTGGTCCATTCTTTGTTTTTACGTACACAAAGATTTCCGAAATAAAGGGATTGCAGACAATTGCTGGGGGATGCCATTGAGTTAG
- a CDS encoding ABATE domain-containing protein, with the protein MSDINKDVHKHDLLGGRLCLDFANTVSWHDSREKSQELLTSYERLVNWSLHANILEKNQSLSLLKKAENRPSEAKAVLQQAIELRESIFHIFSRVLSNETPDSKDLSILNEALGNAYTMMCVVPVKKFFIGVFEW; encoded by the coding sequence ATGTCTGATATAAATAAAGATGTACACAAGCATGATTTACTTGGCGGACGTTTGTGTTTGGATTTTGCTAATACAGTCAGTTGGCATGATAGCCGTGAGAAATCACAGGAGTTGCTGACGAGTTACGAAAGATTAGTTAACTGGAGTTTGCATGCCAATATTCTTGAAAAAAACCAATCGCTTTCACTACTAAAAAAAGCAGAAAATCGACCTTCGGAGGCAAAAGCAGTTCTGCAACAAGCGATTGAGCTGCGAGAATCGATCTTCCATATTTTTAGTCGAGTATTAAGCAATGAAACACCAGACTCTAAAGATCTTTCTATTTTGAATGAAGCTTTAGGCAATGCTTACACGATGATGTGCGTAGTGCCGGTGAAAAAATTTTTCATTGGAGTTTTTGAATGGTGA
- a CDS encoding CGNR zinc finger domain-containing protein, whose product MLPPIVQSAIDILISEKELSRVKKCEGDPCGWLFLDTSRNRSRRWCSMADCGNRAKANRFYHNKNSS is encoded by the coding sequence ATGCTTCCCCCGATTGTTCAATCCGCTATAGATATTCTTATTTCTGAAAAAGAACTAAGCAGAGTGAAAAAGTGTGAAGGTGATCCGTGTGGTTGGTTGTTTCTGGATACAAGCCGCAATCGCAGCAGACGTTGGTGTTCGATGGCAGACTGTGGGAATCGTGCAAAAGCAAATCGATTTTATCATAATAAAAACAGCTCCTAA
- a CDS encoding dihydropteridine reductase, whose protein sequence is MQIYWTKINEIIEETPEIKTYMLDCPEGFTWEEGSHTHFALEGFNAGDKPNRSLIRHMSISTLPHESSIGITTRIREQCSEFKSILRNLEVGQEVAIFKTHSNVPLKREDKNVYLLSSGVGLATFRPLVLDYFERVDNVNQIHSLNIDSSKDFLFTNIFESAPDRAFTSQFVDNRKDYYEEVKKLAADKEGLFYVVGSDEFLVQNIEVLHEQGIDPEQIMLDKHEQELPEFLNTK, encoded by the coding sequence ATGCAAATATACTGGACTAAAATAAATGAGATTATTGAAGAAACGCCTGAGATTAAAACATACATGCTTGACTGTCCGGAAGGCTTTACATGGGAAGAAGGTTCCCACACACACTTCGCATTGGAAGGTTTTAATGCTGGAGATAAACCAAACCGCAGCCTGATTCGCCACATGTCAATCTCCACTTTGCCGCATGAAAGTTCAATCGGTATCACAACACGCATCAGGGAGCAGTGCTCTGAGTTTAAATCGATTTTAAGAAATCTTGAAGTCGGCCAAGAAGTTGCCATATTTAAAACGCATTCGAATGTACCGCTTAAAAGAGAAGACAAAAATGTTTATCTGCTCTCATCAGGTGTCGGACTGGCAACTTTCAGACCGCTTGTACTTGATTATTTCGAACGTGTGGACAACGTTAATCAAATTCATTCCCTGAACATCGATTCATCAAAAGATTTCTTGTTCACTAATATTTTTGAATCCGCCCCTGACAGGGCGTTCACATCACAGTTCGTCGATAACCGTAAAGATTACTATGAAGAAGTGAAAAAACTTGCTGCAGACAAGGAAGGACTTTTCTATGTTGTCGGCAGTGACGAATTCCTCGTCCAGAACATTGAAGTGCTGCATGAGCAGGGCATTGATCCTGAACAGATTATGCTCGACAAGCATGAACAGGAACTGCCCGAGTTTCTAAATACGAAATAG
- a CDS encoding response regulator transcription factor: MTLTFNQFNKISGNKTLLPTIELTIEDKEIIAIQSETEYMRTFFELLEDQSMYTSKRVHMDKQALTGPDQVFIYRHEMGLYKRLNPEQMLNFWSKLHQSKIDSDRLLDISELSYARSTVNKRLTFSEMRRLHFARSLIQKTSVHVFEDPTDKIDLQSKQVFNLILEEIIESGGIVIILTSSLEEGIRMGTSVYRITDRGIQEVETDDEDAGNDEPKDENTKETTHQIKFEKISAKYEDKYILFDPLEIDYVETRERHTILHVNEEEFISTMSLKELEDKLLPYGFYRCHRSYLINLQRVREVIVWSKNSYSLILDNHSKKTVPLSKSKYAGLRDLLNW, translated from the coding sequence ATGACGTTAACTTTTAATCAGTTCAATAAGATTTCAGGAAACAAAACGTTATTGCCAACCATTGAATTGACCATTGAAGATAAAGAGATTATAGCCATCCAATCTGAAACAGAATATATGAGAACATTTTTCGAACTTTTGGAAGATCAAAGCATGTACACGTCCAAAAGGGTACATATGGACAAACAGGCACTTACAGGACCTGATCAAGTGTTTATTTATCGTCATGAGATGGGATTGTATAAACGACTGAATCCCGAACAGATGCTTAATTTTTGGTCTAAATTGCATCAATCGAAAATCGATTCGGACAGATTATTGGACATCAGTGAATTAAGCTACGCTCGATCAACTGTTAATAAACGATTGACGTTTTCTGAAATGAGGCGATTACATTTTGCCCGAAGTTTAATTCAAAAAACGTCCGTTCATGTGTTTGAGGATCCAACCGACAAAATCGATCTTCAATCCAAGCAAGTGTTTAATCTTATTTTGGAGGAAATTATTGAAAGCGGCGGGATCGTGATTATTCTAACATCTTCGCTGGAAGAAGGCATTCGAATGGGAACAAGCGTATATCGAATCACTGACCGGGGTATTCAAGAGGTAGAGACAGACGATGAAGACGCGGGAAATGATGAACCGAAAGATGAAAATACAAAAGAAACGACCCATCAAATAAAGTTTGAGAAAATATCAGCGAAATATGAAGACAAGTACATTCTTTTTGATCCTTTGGAAATTGATTATGTGGAAACTCGGGAACGGCATACAATCTTGCACGTTAACGAAGAGGAGTTTATTTCCACTATGTCCTTGAAAGAACTTGAGGATAAACTTTTGCCTTATGGTTTTTATCGTTGTCACCGCTCTTATCTGATTAACTTGCAAAGAGTCAGAGAAGTGATTGTGTGGAGTAAGAATAGTTATAGCTTGATTTTGGATAATCATTCAAAGAAAACCGTTCCATTGTCAAAGAGTAAATATGCGGGGCTCAGAGATTTATTAAATTGGTAA